TGCATATGCAATTTGAACAATTTTCTAATTTACAATCTGCACCGAATCGATTTCAAATCGCATAAATTGCACTACAAAAATATGGTGTGGTACAGTGTGAACAGTTTATATCTATCGacaattaaacattataattaatattgATTTATTATAAAGCTCATAACTAAATGAGTGTTtgacaaaataataaatatacaataaactaataaatttttagcaaaataataaaaatacaacaaactaataacaaagaaaaaatatgtgatatagaaataaatattttaattaaggaggaaaatatttaggttgaagtagaatatgtgttagtatcttataaaatataataatttttctagatattatgtatattatactatataaatatatatatatatatatgcattaaatttaactataataaaattaaaaaatatatatataaccatgGTATGGTTTAAGcatcatttataaaaattaaaatcgCAAATCTCACTGCACACTGTGGTGTGCAAAAAATGCAAATGATAACAGCACCGCCAAAAGAATAGAAACCAAAAATTATGTTGAGATGTTGTTTAATGAACAACCTAGTAGTAGTTAAGGGGTATTTGTGCGAATACATGGAATATACCTTTTAgtttataactatatatatatatatgcgttgGTATAACCAAAAACCTTTGCCTCTTCCTAGTAGAACATTAGAACCTCCATTGAAGAAAAACCTTCTCTGAGAATCTTGACAAGATTCTCTAGCCAAAGGAAACTCATCTTTGGATTTTTTGTAAAAACAACTTCTCCCCTCTTAAGAAGTCCATGGCTTTTGCCTGCACCAACTCCTCCACTCGTTTTCTTAGTCAGCTCGCAGCCAAGAACTCCCCAAGTCTGAGTGTTGAGAGTAAGCATTTTGTGATTTCTTGCAGTGGAAGAAACTTGAAGCAAAATGCTGTGTCTGGTGTAGTCCAGACGACATTCGAAGTGGGTTTGGACAGCTTGGAAAGTCAAGTAACGAAAATTCCAAAGCCAAAGGTTTTAGATGGGAGTAGCATGGAGCTTGATATTGTTTCAGAAAAGGAGTTGAGAGAGAAGGGTTTTCTGGGGTTGAGGAAGACTAAGCTGGTTTGTACTATTGGACCAGCTAGTTGTTCTTTGGAGGAATTGGAGAATTTGGCATTGGGAGGAATGAACATTGCTAGGCTCAATATGTGCCATAACACCAGAGAGTGGCGCCATGAAGTGATTAGGAACATCAAGAGGTTGAATGAGGAAAAGGGGTTCTGTGTTTCGATCATGATTGACACAGAAGGCTTTCAGATTCATGTAGTTGACCATGGATCTCCTTCATCTGTTAAAGCAGAGGTATTtgttacttttaaaaaaaataaaaccttTTTATGTTTGCTAATTTAATGATATGTAACACTCTTTCTTGAATCACCAGGAAGATTCACTCTGGCTATTTACTGCTGAAAAGTTCAATGGGTCTCGTCCATTTACAGTTCAAACAAACTATGAAGGTTTTTCTGAAGGTAGTTATTAATGCCTCCAACAAATCaagaaattcaaataaatatatattaatgtttTTTAATGAATGATAGGTATCAATGTGGGTGATGACCTTGTAATTGATGGTGGAATGGCATGCTTTGAAGTCATTGAAAAGATTGGAAATGACCTTAGGTGCAGGTGCTCAGAACCTGGCTTATTTCTTCCAAGAGCCAGAATTAGCTTTTGGAGAAATGGAAAGTTTGTGGAGAAGAATCATGAGCACCCAACTCTATCAGaaaaggtttttttttcttccctaTCTACTCTTTCTTTTTCTGGCTCAATATTCTTGTCTATTTTGTAGATTAAGACTGGTTAAATCTTTTGTAATTTTGCTTACTCTGCAGGATTGGACAAACATAGAGTTTGGCATTTCTGAAGGGATTGATTTTGTTGCCATGTCTTTTGTGAATGATGCTGACTCTATTAGGCATCTAAAGCAGTACCTCTCAGCCAAATCATCCAGGTAAGGAGAACACGTTGTATTTAACTTGTTGTCCATAATAAGCAAAGAGATTATTTGCTTTTTAGAATGGGGAAGAGTAATACATGTAATCTAAGTACTTCTTTTAACAGATCCATAAGAGTTTTGGCAAAAATTGAGAGATGGGAATGTCTTCAGAAACTTGAAGAGATTGTAGAGAGTTCTGATGGTGTCATAATAGGCCGGGGTGATCTTGGAGTTGAAATACCACTCGAAAAGATTCCAACAGTTCAAGAGCAGATTGTGTATGTTTGCAGGCAACTAAATAAGCCAGTAATTATAGCAGCTCAACTTCTTGAATCCATGGTCGAATACCCTACTCCAACTCGTGCTGAGGTAGCATAAAAGCTCTCTATTATCACACACACCTAGCTCATATCTGTTCAGGCATTTCACTTTATCTTTATATCTGTTTTTTTGGTTGATGCAAAGGTTGCAGATGTTTCTGAAGCTGTGAGACAGTATGTTGATGCGCTAATGTTGTCTAGCGAATCAGCTATTGGAATGTATGGTAACAAGGCTCTTTCTGTCCTTAAGATG
The genomic region above belongs to Humulus lupulus chromosome 1, drHumLupu1.1, whole genome shotgun sequence and contains:
- the LOC133789222 gene encoding pyruvate kinase isozyme A, chloroplastic-like, whose amino-acid sequence is MAFACTNSSTRFLSQLAAKNSPSLSVESKHFVISCSGRNLKQNAVSGVVQTTFEVGLDSLESQVTKIPKPKVLDGSSMELDIVSEKELREKGFLGLRKTKLVCTIGPASCSLEELENLALGGMNIARLNMCHNTREWRHEVIRNIKRLNEEKGFCVSIMIDTEGFQIHVVDHGSPSSVKAEEDSLWLFTAEKFNGSRPFTVQTNYEGFSEGINVGDDLVIDGGMACFEVIEKIGNDLRCRCSEPGLFLPRARISFWRNGKFVEKNHEHPTLSEKDWTNIEFGISEGIDFVAMSFVNDADSIRHLKQYLSAKSSRSIRVLAKIERWECLQKLEEIVESSDGVIIGRGDLGVEIPLEKIPTVQEQIVYVCRQLNKPVIIAAQLLESMVEYPTPTRAEVADVSEAVRQYVDALMLSSESAIGMYGNKALSVLKMVCNRMELWSRTENQQPFIKLRQLGVSSPDRIAEQICNSAAEIANNLAVDAIFVYTNHGHMASLLSRNRPNPPIFAFTNDESTRKALNLQWGVTSLLVDLSDDMEANISSTIRLIKSQGLLKEKDTVLVVSDVNPTLTTPVTIFQSIQVKTIGDT